In Mucinivorans hirudinis, the DNA window CTGGCGGTTCGCTACAACACAATGCTACTATCTTGGCTTCTAAATCACCATCTACTTTTTTCTGATAGAGCTGACCCGAAGGGCGACGTTCGAGTACCTCCTCAAAGCCTTCTTCGACAAATCGTTTCTTAACTCTGTCGATTGTCCTTGCTCCAATCTTCAAAACCTTACAAATACTCTCATTGGTAATCCCTTTATTGTCAGAAAATTCTCCCTTGTCGCAACTCAATAAAATATGAGCAACACGAAAAGAATGAGCACTATGGCTTCCCTTTTTTATTATTGTCTGAAGCTCGGCAACCTCCGCTGCCGATAATTTGATAGTGTAACGAATCATTGTAGGCTATATTTATCACAAAGATAAAAATAATTTACGCCATATCAAAATTAACATAACAGTAGTCTATTTGATGGTTCTACTGGTTTTCGTGTGGGTAAAGTTTGAGGTTTGCATTGAAGAATAGTATTGCGGTTCTGAAGTTTTCAAATTTACGGTATCCTCTGCCGATTCTTTTTATCTCTTCGATAGAGCTGTTTAATCTCTCTGCCCTTGCATTACTTGCGCCAGTTAGTATCGCATTTACAATTCCTTTTTTATGCCTGTCAAACATTTCTACAACTTGGTTTATCTCAGGTATATTTACCCTTAATGCGTTCTGTTTCCAAAACATATATATTGATAATGCACTTTGATAGTTTTCTTGCCGAAACTGAATATCTCTAAAATTCTCCTTCACTTGCCAAGCCCGAGATACCTCGTAATTTGCTCCCCGTATAGCCTCGAAAGTCGCATACTGCTTATCTGTAAAATTACTTGTGTCCTTGAGCCACAAATACTTAGTTCGTTTCAAATCTTCGTGTAACTTAACCTCTCGGCGACGTACCTTATCAACAGCCTTATTCAAATAACCGACCAAATGAAAATTATCGTGGCAGTGCAATGCTTGCCCAAAATGCTCCTTTGCGTGATGAATATAATAAAAAGAGATAAGTTATTGAGCCATAGATATTGACTCTTTATTTGCATCGCAATAGGTTGCGAATAAGTTATATACAGAATGTTTCGGTTTTCTGTGCCTTGCGTACTTCAAATAACTCTTATCCTGCAAAAGTAGCTTTAAAAAAGAACATATCAAAACAAAGTTAGGTCTAACTTTTAATTTCCTTTCCACCCTCTTATCGGTATAAAAGAGTCGGATTTTCGTCTGAATATAATTACCCCATAAATAGGGCAATCAAATTCAGACTACTGTATAGCCCGAACAA includes these proteins:
- a CDS encoding Mobile element protein; this encodes MIRYTIKLSAAEVAELQTIIKKGSHSAHSFRVAHILLSCDKGEFSDNKGITNESICKVLKIGARTIDRVKKRFVEEGFEEVLERRPSGQLYQKKVDGDLEAKIVALCCSEPPAGFSKWSLRMLSNKVVELQYVDYISHVSVSNVLKKTNLSLGK